In Halarcobacter mediterraneus, the following proteins share a genomic window:
- a CDS encoding rhodanese-like domain-containing protein translates to MTVLRKTLIATAIMSLFSTVSFAEEENSSFIPLSKGVKSIDINLNDENFTLIRNQKVGNLISELYNTTHRGALQPMTIAEGIETVGEVEFIEYMKKAQTDDSIAIIDSRSPGWFARLRIPGAVNVPYTNFKDRDSAVEMMEDEMGVIEKEDGSLDFSNAKTVVLYCNGYWCGQTPSMTKRSKYSLLNMGYPVEKIKYYRGGMQAWTSLGLTVIGTGK, encoded by the coding sequence GTGACAGTTCTAAGAAAAACTTTAATAGCAACAGCTATTATGAGTTTATTTTCTACTGTAAGTTTTGCAGAGGAAGAAAACTCTTCTTTTATACCACTTTCTAAAGGTGTGAAATCAATAGATATTAACTTAAATGATGAAAATTTTACACTTATTAGAAACCAAAAAGTTGGAAATTTAATTTCTGAACTTTATAATACAACACATAGAGGTGCTCTTCAACCAATGACTATTGCAGAAGGAATAGAAACAGTTGGTGAAGTAGAGTTTATTGAGTATATGAAAAAAGCTCAAACTGATGATTCAATAGCAATTATTGATTCTAGAAGTCCAGGTTGGTTTGCAAGACTTAGAATTCCTGGAGCAGTAAATGTTCCTTATACAAATTTTAAAGATAGGGATTCTGCTGTAGAAATGATGGAAGATGAAATGGGTGTTATTGAAAAAGAAGATGGAAGTCTTGATTTTTCAAATGCAAAAACAGTTGTTTTATATTGTAATGGATATTGGTGTGGACAAACACCATCTATGACAAAAAGATCAAAGTATTCTTTGTTAAATATGGGATACCCTGTAGAAAAAATCAAATACTATAGAGGTGGTATGCAAGCTTGGACTTCTTTAGGTCTAACTGTTATAGGGACAGGAAAATAG
- the soxB gene encoding thiosulfohydrolase SoxB codes for MSKLSRREFVYMMAVLGSAPVFANSHTRMTNTNKMEDYYKLKPFGNARFMHMTDSHAQLLPVYFREPSVNLGFHGNYGKPPHIVGDKLLDYYGIKDNKRLTYAYSCIDFEKHAKVMGRTGGFAQIKTVVDYLKNSFGEDKTLLLDGGDTWQGSATALYTRGKDMVGAMNLLGVDIAVGHWEFTYKAQEVLDNVKMLDAEFLAQNVKVKEDALFEETEIAMQAYDEDTGHAFKPYTIKKMGNARVAVIGQAFPYTTIANPQRFIPDWSFSINDEGMQELVDEVRETEKPDAVIVLSHNGYDTDKKMAEVVTGIDFIMGGHTHDGVPEAYPVKNEAGTTYVCNAGSNGKFLNVLDLDIQNGKIKDFKFTLLPIFSDLIPEDKQMKKYIEDVRAPYKKDLDRVIATTEQTLFRRGNFNGSWDQIICDALMDVKGADISLSPGFRWGTSVIPGQDITFDDLMTQTAMTYPETYARDISGKDIKLILEDVADNLFNEDPFYQQGGDMVRTGGISYRINPTAKIGERISDITLTKNGHKLEANKSYKVAGWSTVGSKSPGEPVWETVETYLQNVKHIANLKIDTPDIVGIKGNPGII; via the coding sequence ATGAGTAAATTAAGTAGAAGAGAATTTGTTTATATGATGGCAGTACTTGGTTCTGCGCCTGTATTTGCAAATTCTCATACAAGAATGACAAATACAAATAAAATGGAAGACTATTATAAGTTAAAGCCATTTGGTAATGCAAGATTTATGCATATGACAGACTCTCATGCACAGTTACTTCCTGTATATTTTAGAGAACCAAGTGTAAACTTAGGTTTTCATGGTAACTATGGAAAGCCTCCACATATTGTTGGAGACAAACTTTTAGATTATTATGGAATAAAAGATAATAAAAGATTAACTTATGCTTATTCTTGTATTGACTTTGAAAAACATGCAAAAGTAATGGGTAGAACTGGTGGTTTTGCACAAATTAAAACTGTTGTTGATTATTTAAAAAATAGTTTTGGTGAAGATAAAACTTTATTACTTGATGGTGGAGATACTTGGCAAGGTAGTGCAACTGCACTTTACACTAGAGGTAAAGATATGGTTGGTGCTATGAACTTATTAGGTGTTGATATCGCTGTTGGACACTGGGAATTCACATATAAAGCTCAAGAAGTTTTAGATAACGTAAAAATGCTAGATGCAGAGTTCTTAGCACAAAATGTTAAAGTAAAAGAAGATGCATTGTTTGAAGAAACTGAAATTGCAATGCAAGCATATGATGAAGATACAGGTCATGCATTTAAACCATATACTATTAAAAAAATGGGTAATGCAAGAGTTGCAGTTATCGGTCAAGCTTTCCCTTATACTACTATTGCAAATCCTCAAAGATTTATTCCTGATTGGTCATTCTCAATTAATGATGAAGGAATGCAAGAGTTAGTTGATGAAGTAAGAGAAACTGAAAAACCAGATGCAGTTATTGTACTTTCTCACAATGGATATGATACTGATAAAAAAATGGCAGAAGTTGTTACTGGTATTGACTTTATTATGGGTGGTCACACTCATGATGGTGTACCTGAAGCATATCCTGTTAAAAATGAAGCAGGTACTACTTATGTTTGTAATGCTGGTTCAAATGGTAAATTCCTAAATGTTCTTGATTTAGATATTCAAAATGGAAAAATCAAAGATTTTAAATTTACTTTACTTCCAATCTTCTCTGATTTAATCCCTGAAGATAAACAAATGAAAAAATATATTGAAGATGTAAGAGCTCCATATAAAAAAGATTTAGATAGAGTAATTGCAACTACTGAACAAACACTGTTTAGAAGAGGTAACTTCAATGGTTCTTGGGATCAAATTATTTGTGATGCTTTAATGGATGTAAAAGGTGCTGATATCTCTTTATCTCCAGGATTTAGATGGGGAACATCTGTAATTCCAGGACAAGATATTACTTTTGATGATTTAATGACTCAAACAGCAATGACTTATCCAGAAACATATGCAAGAGATATTTCAGGTAAAGATATTAAACTTATTTTAGAAGATGTAGCAGATAACTTATTTAATGAAGATCCATTCTATCAACAAGGTGGAGATATGGTTAGAACAGGTGGTATTTCTTATAGAATCAATCCAACTGCTAAAATTGGTGAAAGAATTTCTGATATTACACTTACTAAAAATGGACATAAGCTTGAAGCTAATAAGTCTTATAAAGTTGCAGGTTGGTCAACTGTTGGTTCTAAATCACCAGGTGAACCAGTATGGGAAACTGTAGAGACTTATTTACAAAATGTTAAGCACATAGCTAACTTAAAAATTGATACTCCTGATATTGTTGGTATCAAAGGAAACCCTGGAATTATCTAA
- a CDS encoding thioredoxin family protein, protein MIKKAFIVLFACFISTNLFADFKEGKKLFDQKCAQCHKGYISFKKLKENFYERNNTLLNLKTPTENMLAWAIMDSSRKIGDPNDEDMRTVEIEMYLKSYLANPDLNNSICDKSALKYYNKKEPIQISDEEAELLAQYFMGYKKDRLKNMPKPKKTLTKNIKEDRVLKKAQSEGKHIIVYATSKTCYFCKKMEKEVLSLDEIKNKMDEDYIFLKIDVDYESLPFNLKKHFKGMTPTFFVLTSAGELLNIYPGAWVKNDYLQILKENL, encoded by the coding sequence ATGATTAAAAAGGCGTTTATAGTTCTATTTGCCTGTTTTATTTCAACAAATTTATTTGCAGATTTTAAAGAAGGTAAAAAACTTTTTGACCAAAAATGTGCCCAATGTCATAAAGGATATATCTCATTTAAAAAATTAAAAGAAAATTTTTATGAAAGAAATAATACTTTATTAAATTTAAAAACTCCTACAGAAAATATGCTTGCTTGGGCCATTATGGATAGTAGTAGAAAAATAGGCGATCCAAATGATGAAGATATGAGAACCGTTGAAATAGAGATGTACTTAAAGTCTTATTTGGCTAATCCTGATTTAAATAATAGTATTTGTGATAAAAGTGCTTTAAAATATTATAATAAAAAAGAACCTATTCAAATCTCAGATGAAGAAGCTGAACTTTTAGCTCAATATTTTATGGGATACAAAAAGGATAGACTTAAGAATATGCCTAAACCTAAAAAAACTTTAACTAAAAATATAAAAGAAGATAGAGTTTTAAAAAAGGCACAAAGTGAAGGTAAACATATAATAGTATATGCAACTTCAAAAACTTGTTATTTTTGTAAGAAAATGGAAAAAGAAGTTTTATCTCTTGATGAAATAAAGAATAAAATGGATGAAGATTATATCTTTTTAAAAATAGATGTTGATTATGAAAGTTTACCTTTTAATTTAAAAAAACATTTTAAAGGTATGACTCCCACTTTTTTTGTACTTACTTCAGCTGGAGAGCTTTTAAATATTTATCCTGGAGCTTGGGTAAAAAATGATTATTTGCAAATTTTAAAAGAGAATTTATAA
- a CDS encoding MOSC domain-containing protein: MEIGKVISTFSATKLDKGLPRPKKDKLNLINDFGIENDKFAGKDLDKTVMIVGTFTYDMAKNENINLKFGSLGENILFDFNPHNYKVGTQFKIGTAIIEITENCTICNHLSKFDDDLPILIKDCRGIYCKIINSGVVKDNDTILLYKKG; this comes from the coding sequence ATGGAAATAGGTAAAGTAATAAGTACTTTTAGTGCTACAAAGTTAGATAAAGGACTTCCTAGACCGAAAAAAGATAAATTAAATTTAATAAATGATTTTGGAATTGAAAATGATAAATTTGCAGGTAAAGACTTAGATAAAACTGTTATGATTGTAGGAACCTTTACGTATGATATGGCAAAAAATGAGAATATTAATTTGAAATTTGGAAGTTTAGGTGAAAATATTTTATTTGATTTTAATCCTCATAATTATAAAGTAGGAACACAGTTTAAAATAGGAACAGCAATTATAGAAATAACTGAAAACTGTACTATTTGTAATCATTTATCAAAGTTTGATGATGATTTACCAATTTTAATTAAAGATTGTAGAGGTATTTATTGTAAGATTATAAATAGCGGTGTTGTTAAAGATAATGATACTATTTTATTATATAAAAAAGGATAA
- a CDS encoding DsrE family protein, protein MKKLIILMCATIYLFAQSEFSEPLPSFDEPRKVAIQLYDSDLEKVNHNLSTIYNILKEYPEESLKVAVIAYGNGVRALKKDYDKDTLTRIKSLMEYDVEFIVCKNTMDTMKWTKKDFIDDVSYVQAGIVELIEKQVAGYIGIIAY, encoded by the coding sequence ATGAAAAAACTTATTATTTTAATGTGTGCAACTATTTATTTGTTTGCACAATCAGAGTTTAGTGAACCTTTACCTTCATTTGATGAACCAAGAAAAGTAGCTATTCAACTTTATGATTCAGACCTAGAAAAAGTCAATCATAATTTAAGTACTATTTATAATATTTTAAAAGAGTATCCAGAAGAGTCTTTAAAAGTTGCAGTAATTGCTTATGGAAATGGAGTTAGAGCATTAAAAAAAGATTATGATAAAGATACTTTAACAAGAATAAAGTCTTTGATGGAATATGATGTAGAGTTTATAGTTTGCAAAAATACAATGGATACTATGAAATGGACAAAAAAAGATTTTATTGATGATGTTTCTTATGTTCAAGCAGGAATTGTAGAACTTATTGAAAAGCAAGTTGCTGGATACATAGGTATTATAGCTTATTAA
- a CDS encoding alpha/beta hydrolase, with translation MLKKILSTAVLSTALLAANVTKEECESKDGSFIYAGNECIEYKAFEGEDNEVITVIVHGTWDLGTNTLGRYGPFAETMNMMTDLTTIAVSLPGYSNSSTNKLKPLASKEVKNLAATKEYVNFLGELISSLKEKYEAQSINFIGHSAGAMMGATLSGVKPDLLQNVVLVGGRYDIHEISDNKNLISMIDVLDKVNKNTKYLFIYGTKDEISKPEVTKNFFKVVEKKGLNAKLVEVKGAGHIDLDMTDTATSATIELFEEE, from the coding sequence ATGTTAAAAAAGATTTTATCAACTGCAGTTTTATCAACTGCACTATTAGCAGCCAATGTTACAAAAGAAGAGTGTGAGTCAAAAGATGGTAGTTTTATCTATGCTGGAAATGAATGTATAGAATATAAAGCTTTTGAAGGTGAGGATAATGAAGTTATTACTGTAATTGTTCATGGTACTTGGGATTTAGGAACAAATACTTTAGGTAGATATGGTCCTTTTGCAGAAACTATGAATATGATGACAGATTTAACAACTATTGCAGTATCTCTTCCTGGATATTCAAATTCTTCTACAAATAAACTAAAACCATTAGCTAGTAAAGAGGTTAAAAACCTTGCTGCAACAAAAGAATATGTTAATTTTTTAGGAGAATTAATTTCTTCTTTAAAAGAAAAATATGAAGCTCAAAGTATTAACTTTATTGGTCATAGTGCAGGTGCTATGATGGGAGCTACTTTAAGTGGAGTAAAACCTGATTTACTTCAAAATGTTGTTTTAGTAGGTGGAAGATACGATATTCATGAAATTAGTGATAATAAAAATTTAATTTCTATGATTGATGTACTTGATAAAGTAAATAAAAATACTAAATATTTATTTATTTATGGTACAAAAGATGAAATTTCTAAGCCAGAAGTTACAAAAAACTTTTTTAAAGTTGTAGAAAAAAAAGGTTTAAATGCAAAACTTGTTGAAGTAAAAGGTGCAGGACATATTGATCTTGATATGACTGACACAGCTACAAGTGCTACAATAGAATTATTTGAAGAGGAGTAA
- a CDS encoding MBL fold metallo-hydrolase, translating into MKKLISSLLVLGLSSYTYAFDYNLEPKKINDNTWCFLGKLEAPSKENGGFMSNHCYVSTGKNYILIDSGGTYQLAKQAYEKMSKIKKLPVHTIILTHDHDDHWLGASFYKEKFNSKLIGVSTINKNYDKNSKTRMFNTVSKDAIKNTSIVRLDEVIEETKSLKIDNFEFQIFPVGTKAHSSEDIFVYTPSTKTLFASDLVMNGRITSNRDGSVIGQLKAIKMLEKMDYKNLIPGHGLDTSKNAINETKQYFTLLKKRVLKAVEEDIGSAEVTKHIKMEEFKDKALYEELNSRNVFDAYNELEFYEEE; encoded by the coding sequence ATGAAAAAATTAATTTCATCTTTATTGGTTCTTGGTTTAAGTAGCTATACTTATGCCTTTGATTATAACTTAGAACCTAAAAAGATAAATGATAATACATGGTGTTTTTTAGGTAAGCTTGAAGCCCCTTCAAAAGAAAATGGTGGATTTATGTCAAATCATTGTTATGTAAGTACAGGTAAAAACTATATTCTAATTGATTCAGGTGGAACTTACCAATTAGCAAAACAGGCATATGAAAAAATGTCAAAAATAAAAAAACTTCCTGTTCATACTATAATTTTAACACATGACCATGATGATCATTGGTTAGGAGCTTCTTTTTATAAAGAAAAGTTCAACTCAAAACTAATTGGTGTTTCTACTATTAATAAAAATTATGATAAAAATTCTAAAACTAGAATGTTTAATACAGTTTCAAAAGATGCTATAAAAAATACAAGTATTGTGAGACTTGATGAAGTTATTGAAGAAACAAAATCATTAAAAATTGATAATTTTGAATTTCAGATTTTTCCAGTTGGGACAAAAGCACATTCAAGTGAAGATATTTTTGTTTATACACCTTCTACAAAAACTCTTTTTGCTAGTGATTTAGTTATGAATGGAAGAATCACATCTAATAGAGATGGTTCTGTAATAGGACAATTAAAAGCTATTAAAATGCTTGAAAAAATGGACTATAAAAATTTAATACCAGGGCATGGTTTAGACACAAGTAAAAATGCAATTAATGAAACAAAACAATATTTTACACTATTGAAAAAAAGAGTTTTAAAAGCAGTAGAAGAAGATATTGGTTCAGCAGAAGTAACTAAACATATAAAAATGGAAGAGTTTAAAGATAAAGCTTTATATGAGGAGTTAAATTCTAGAAATGTATTTGATGCTTATAATGAATTAGAATTTTATGAAGAAGAGTAA
- a CDS encoding HD-GYP domain-containing protein, translating into MDKKKQMTFNLNNFLLSMSIALDKIESRYFNISDNHSKRVAYISLKLALEFNYKKEALFDICAYSFMHNIALKSSKEDLVNYCEFSNNYSKKLPFLFKEQKNVLKYQCEYYDGSGTFSLKEEDIPLFSQFISFAVLLDRTFDLGTCTIETRKEILRFLKENENKLFSNDLVECFEEFSEKESFWLDLQNENELLTFIFSTLNDESIALTFEEVLEITSIFTLLTNEDLTIITNASKVADFYNFEHKNKYTFMIAASLCNIGKLFIDDKLLLKQSSLESIEYEEIKAYPYYTKKVLSNIIGFNDICSYSYKIQEQINSLGYPFKLEGKDLSLKDRALSLTNIYTSLRGNKPYRKNYSKDEAFNILEEMAKENRVDETIVNDFKEIFK; encoded by the coding sequence ATGGATAAGAAAAAACAAATGACTTTTAATTTAAACAATTTTTTATTATCAATGTCAATAGCTTTAGATAAAATTGAGTCAAGATATTTTAATATCTCAGATAATCACTCGAAAAGAGTAGCTTATATCTCATTAAAATTAGCATTAGAATTTAACTATAAAAAAGAAGCTTTATTTGATATATGTGCTTATTCTTTTATGCATAATATTGCTTTAAAAAGTTCTAAAGAGGATTTAGTAAATTATTGTGAATTTTCAAATAATTATTCAAAAAAACTACCTTTCTTATTTAAAGAGCAAAAAAATGTACTAAAATACCAATGTGAATATTATGATGGAAGTGGAACTTTTTCTTTAAAAGAAGAAGACATTCCTTTATTTTCCCAATTCATATCTTTTGCTGTACTACTTGATAGAACTTTTGATTTAGGCACTTGTACAATAGAAACAAGAAAAGAAATATTAAGATTTTTAAAAGAAAATGAAAATAAACTTTTTTCAAATGATTTAGTTGAATGTTTTGAAGAATTTAGTGAAAAAGAAAGTTTTTGGTTAGATTTACAAAATGAAAATGAATTGCTTACTTTTATTTTTTCAACATTGAATGATGAAAGTATTGCTTTAACATTTGAAGAAGTTTTAGAAATCACTTCTATTTTTACTTTACTTACAAATGAAGATTTAACTATTATTACAAATGCTTCTAAAGTTGCAGATTTTTATAACTTTGAACATAAAAATAAATATACATTTATGATAGCAGCTTCTTTATGCAATATTGGAAAACTTTTTATTGATGATAAACTTTTATTAAAACAAAGTTCTTTAGAAAGTATAGAGTATGAAGAAATCAAAGCATATCCATACTATACAAAAAAAGTTTTATCAAATATAATAGGTTTTAATGATATTTGTTCATATTCTTATAAGATACAAGAGCAAATTAATTCTTTAGGTTATCCTTTTAAATTAGAAGGAAAAGATTTAAGTCTAAAAGATAGAGCTTTAAGCTTAACAAACATATATACTTCATTAAGAGGTAACAAACCATATAGAAAGAATTACTCTAAAGATGAAGCTTTTAATATCTTAGAAGAGATGGCTAAAGAGAATAGGGTAGATGAAACTATTGTAAATGATTTTAAAGAGATTTTTAAATAG
- a CDS encoding rhodanese-like domain-containing protein: MKLINTAIIASSLFFSTISASDLNLKNDGVKVNYNGNEYSIKRIHDEECKKINGADPQNIWSGSYAKEGLPQNCVKKFVTTIGKITPMKINDTIQTVGEIEVINFIKKAQDRKDMLLIDARLPDWFLQMSIPTAENIPFPYFNKDKYPDDFYDVLDMIGVKEVSKGKYDFSKAKNLLLFCNGAWCPQSTLAIENLISIGYPQEKISWYRGGMYSWKMLNLTTVSE; this comes from the coding sequence ATGAAATTAATCAACACTGCAATTATTGCTAGTTCACTATTTTTTTCAACTATAAGTGCTAGTGACTTAAATCTAAAAAATGATGGTGTAAAAGTCAACTACAATGGAAATGAATATTCAATAAAAAGAATTCATGATGAAGAGTGTAAAAAGATAAATGGAGCTGACCCTCAAAATATCTGGTCTGGAAGCTATGCAAAAGAAGGTCTGCCTCAAAATTGTGTAAAAAAATTTGTAACTACTATTGGTAAAATAACTCCAATGAAGATAAATGATACAATTCAAACTGTAGGTGAAATTGAGGTAATTAACTTCATAAAAAAAGCTCAAGATAGAAAAGATATGCTTTTAATTGATGCAAGACTTCCTGACTGGTTTTTGCAAATGAGTATTCCTACAGCAGAGAATATCCCTTTCCCCTACTTTAATAAAGATAAATATCCTGATGATTTCTATGATGTTTTAGATATGATTGGAGTAAAAGAAGTATCAAAAGGCAAATATGATTTCTCAAAAGCCAAAAATTTATTATTGTTTTGTAATGGTGCTTGGTGTCCTCAATCAACATTAGCAATTGAAAATCTAATAAGTATTGGATATCCACAAGAAAAAATCTCTTGGTATAGAGGTGGAATGTATTCATGGAAAATGTTAAATTTAACTACAGTTAGTGAATAA
- a CDS encoding tRNA 2-thiocytidine biosynthesis TtcA family protein — translation MIDLSKKISKLVGKTNAEYGLIQEGDRVLVGFSGGKDSTTLIHALNHLKKVTPFNFEFKAVTVTYGMGEQVQFLAEHCKKYGIEHEIIDTEIFELSKNKIRKNSSFCSFFSRMRRGYLYSTAQEQGYNKLALGHHLDDAMESFFMNFLYNGALRSMPPIYKAENGLEVIRPLIFCRERQLRAFAQSNEISVIGDEACPAMRFDIKMPYARAKTKELLEKMEEENPQMFISMKAAFNNIQTSTFFTKEFLDRN, via the coding sequence TTGATAGACTTAAGTAAAAAAATATCTAAATTAGTTGGAAAAACAAATGCAGAATATGGACTAATCCAAGAAGGAGATAGAGTTTTAGTAGGTTTCTCAGGGGGTAAAGACTCTACAACTTTAATTCATGCTTTAAACCATTTAAAAAAAGTTACACCTTTTAATTTTGAATTTAAAGCTGTAACTGTAACTTATGGTATGGGAGAACAAGTTCAATTTTTGGCTGAACATTGTAAAAAATATGGAATAGAACATGAAATTATTGATACTGAAATTTTTGAATTATCAAAAAATAAGATTAGAAAAAATTCATCATTTTGTTCATTTTTTTCAAGAATGAGAAGAGGGTACCTTTATTCAACAGCTCAAGAACAAGGATATAATAAACTTGCATTAGGACATCATTTAGATGATGCAATGGAATCTTTTTTTATGAACTTTTTATATAATGGAGCTTTAAGATCTATGCCTCCTATTTATAAAGCAGAAAATGGTTTGGAAGTTATTAGACCCTTGATTTTTTGTAGAGAAAGACAATTAAGAGCTTTTGCTCAAAGTAATGAAATCTCAGTTATTGGAGATGAGGCCTGTCCTGCAATGAGATTTGATATTAAAATGCCATATGCAAGGGCTAAAACAAAAGAACTTTTAGAAAAGATGGAAGAGGAAAATCCTCAAATGTTTATTTCAATGAAAGCTGCATTTAATAATATTCAAACATCAACCTTCTTTACAAAAGAATTTTTGGATAGGAATTAG
- a CDS encoding DUF523 domain-containing protein, which translates to MKILISSCLLGEDVRYDGGNSSFAYNPNFSFSEKELFMDILCENEVYSLCPEIKGGLNTPRKPAEITSAEKPFKVETINKDDVTINFLLGAKKALELCLEENIKIALLKSKSPSCGNIQIYDGTFSNTLVQGQGLTARLLNENGIKVFNETQLKELEQFIKTI; encoded by the coding sequence ATGAAAATTTTAATTTCTTCTTGTCTTTTAGGTGAAGATGTTAGATATGATGGAGGAAACTCTTCATTTGCATATAATCCAAATTTTTCATTTTCTGAAAAAGAATTATTTATGGATATTTTATGTGAAAATGAAGTTTACTCTTTATGCCCAGAGATAAAAGGTGGATTAAACACACCAAGAAAACCAGCAGAAATAACAAGTGCAGAAAAGCCTTTCAAAGTAGAAACTATAAATAAAGATGATGTAACAATAAATTTCTTACTTGGAGCAAAAAAAGCCTTAGAACTTTGTCTAGAAGAAAATATAAAAATAGCTTTATTAAAATCAAAATCTCCTTCTTGTGGAAATATTCAAATTTATGATGGTACTTTTTCGAATACTTTAGTTCAAGGTCAAGGACTTACTGCAAGACTATTAAATGAAAATGGAATAAAAGTTTTTAATGAAACACAACTAAAAGAATTGGAACAATTTATAAAAACTATTTAA
- the trxC gene encoding thioredoxin TrxC — translation MNKINVVCPHCFKVNKIPKKDTYSKANCGSCKNSLLDTTPIEIDESNFDHVIVNSEIPVIVDFWAPWCGPCKMFAPIYNEVSQKYPLKALFIKINTEEQQNLGAKYQIRSIPTLIIYKNGKEVKRVSGALDPLKLSNLVNENL, via the coding sequence GTGAATAAAATAAATGTAGTTTGTCCACATTGTTTTAAAGTAAATAAAATACCTAAAAAAGATACTTATTCAAAAGCTAATTGTGGTTCATGTAAAAACTCTTTGTTAGATACAACTCCTATTGAAATAGATGAGTCAAATTTTGACCATGTAATTGTTAATTCTGAAATTCCAGTAATAGTTGATTTTTGGGCACCTTGGTGTGGGCCATGTAAAATGTTTGCCCCTATTTATAATGAAGTTTCACAAAAATATCCATTAAAAGCATTATTTATAAAAATTAATACTGAAGAACAACAAAACTTAGGAGCAAAATACCAAATTCGCTCTATTCCAACTTTAATTATCTATAAAAATGGTAAGGAAGTAAAAAGAGTAAGTGGGGCATTAGATCCACTTAAATTATCAAATCTTGTAAATGAAAATTTATAA
- a CDS encoding putative metalloprotease CJM1_0395 family protein, which produces MELNSYGQSPSTIYQQLAQKRTELANIDKKEIEKSEADNYDKTNPSNEKFDEQDYQRVLNKFKTLDNEVKIHEETHASSANTTAPIQYNYQMGPDGKLYANGGSVRFDTSIPEDEASANVKLEELKDASSAVDELSNADAQIARTANLNKLLLQRQGESYEN; this is translated from the coding sequence ATGGAATTAAACTCATACGGACAGTCACCTTCTACAATTTATCAACAGTTAGCTCAAAAAAGAACTGAATTAGCTAATATAGATAAAAAAGAAATAGAAAAATCTGAAGCTGACAATTATGATAAAACGAACCCTTCAAATGAAAAATTTGATGAACAAGATTATCAAAGAGTTTTAAATAAATTTAAAACTCTTGATAATGAAGTAAAAATACATGAAGAAACTCATGCTTCAAGTGCAAATACAACAGCTCCTATTCAATATAATTATCAAATGGGACCAGATGGAAAACTTTATGCAAATGGTGGTTCTGTTAGATTTGATACTTCTATCCCTGAGGATGAAGCTAGTGCAAATGTAAAATTAGAAGAATTAAAAGATGCTTCTAGTGCTGTTGATGAATTAAGTAATGCAGATGCACAAATTGCAAGAACTGCAAACTTAAATAAACTTTTATTACAAAGGCAAGGAGAAAGTTATGAGAATTGA